A single region of the Salvia miltiorrhiza cultivar Shanhuang (shh) chromosome 8, IMPLAD_Smil_shh, whole genome shotgun sequence genome encodes:
- the LOC130998724 gene encoding pentatricopeptide repeat-containing protein At4g20770-like, translating to MQSRNASVSLANLLQNCIDHKAYKAGKIIQAQIFRTGQISNTFLVNRLIEQYSKCGRTSAGRRLFDQMPLRNIFSYHAILDSYCKLNDVDNAYQVFDQMPEKNSVSWNLIISMLSRNGLEDKALVSYYAMRLNGFVPTRFTLASVLSACGGLGNVECGREYHGLATKLGLSANLYVGNALLGMYMKCVSIEDAIMVFEDLPEHNEVSFTAMMEGLVGADHMDEAFDMFRLMHRERIIDCVSLSSVLSVCSKCEFGDGNEGKRHVMHGEQIHGLLVKVGFLGDLHVNNSLLNMYAKLGCMDCAETLFIQHCPSSAAHPALIIKS from the coding sequence ATGCAAAGCAGGAATGCCTCTGTTTCGTTGGCGAATTTGCTGCAAAATTGCATAGATCATAAAGCGTACAAGGCAGGAAAAATAATTCAAGCTCAGATTTTTCGCACCGGTCAAATTTCAAATACTTTTCTGGTGAACCGCCTGATTGAGCAATATTCAAAATGCGGCCGTACGTCAGCCGGCCGCCGCCTGTTCGACCAAATGCCTCTGAGAAACATATTCTCCTACCACGCTATTTTAGATTCTTACTGCAAATTAAATGATGTCGATAATGCATATCAAGTGTTCGATCAAATGCCGGAAAAGAACTCCGTTTCTTGGAACTTGATTATTAGTATGCTGTCAAGAAATGGTCTTGAAGATAAGGCCTTGGTGAGTTACTACGCTATGAGGTTGAATGGTTTCGTGCCCACCCGTTTCACGTTGGCCAGTGTTTTGAGTGCTTGTGGGGGTTTGGGCAATGTGGAGTGTGGCAGGGAGTACCATGGACTTGCTACCAAGCTCGGACTTAGCGCGAATTTGTACGTTGGGAATGCTTTGTTGGGAATGTATATGAAGTGTGTTTCTATAGAAGACGCGATAATGGTTTTTGAGGACTTGCCGGAGCATAATGAGGTCTCATTCACTGCAATGATGGAGGGGTTAGTAGGAGCTGATCACATGGATGAAGCATTTGACATGTTTAGATTGATGCATCGAGAGAGGATCATAGATTGTGTCTCGCTTTCAAGTGTGTTGAGTGTTTGTTCCAAATGTGAATTCGGTGATGGCAATGAGGGGAAAAGGCATGTAATGCACGGGGAACAGATACATGGACTACTTGTTAAAGTTGGTTTTTTGGGAGATCTGCACGTAAACAATTCGTTGCTTAACATGTACGCGAAGCTTGGGTGTATGGACTGTGCAGAGACATTGTTCATCCAGCACTGCCCATCCAGCGCTGCCCATCCAGCGCTGATAATCAAGAGTTGA
- the LOC130999286 gene encoding transcription factor bHLH52-like, protein MALSYYSNWTSFQQPDYSGDDPELQSLLNPDDYFADSFCNSLLCDDLTYHANGLPLELDNLTTATQPPPFLLPHQQPLFHFPKRHKLYDYSLPEFVLPPPLPQFPAADFSCESAKNETSLSAQSIAARQRRRKVTVKTQELGKLVPGGQRMNTAEMLQSAYNYVKFLQAQVALLEFLGSHHQEVPFEGEEELQNLQESPLIQEKLYSTQHCLLPNKLAEQVPLLKSNPHLLEKDH, encoded by the exons ATGGCGTTGAGCTACTACTCCAACTGGACCTCTTTTCAGCAGCCAGACTACTCCGGCGATGATCCAGAGCTCCAATCTCTGCTGAACCCGGACGACTATTTCGCCGACTCCTTCTGCAACTCTCTTCTCTGCGACGATCTCACTTATCATGCTAATGGACTTCCCTTGGAATTGGATAATCTCACAACTGCAACCCAACCCCCACCCTTTCTTTTGCCGCACCAACAACCCTTGTTCCACTTCCCCAAACGCCACAAGCTCTACGATTACTCGCTGCCGGAATTTGTCTTGCCGCCGCCGTTGCCTCAGTTCCCTGCCGCGGATTTCAGCTGTGAGAGCGCCAAGAACGAAACGAGCTTATCCGCGCAGAGCATCGCAGCCAGGCAGAGGCGGCGGAAGGTCACAGTGAAGACGCAGGAACTCGGGAAGCTGGTTCCCGGCGGGCAGAGGATGAACACGGCGGAGATGCTGCAATCCGCCTACAACTACGTCAAGTTCTTGCAGGCGCAAGTTGCTCTCCTTGAATTCCTTGGTTCGCATCATCAG GAGGTACCATTCGAAGGTGAAGAAGAGCTCCAGAATCTTCAAGAATCTCCTTTGATTCAAGAAAAGCTATACTCCACTCAACATTGCTTGCTTCCAAACAAGTTGGCGGAACAAGTTCCATTACTCAAATCCAATCCACATTTGCTGGAAAAGGATCATTGA
- the LOC130998725 gene encoding uncharacterized protein LOC130998725: MVRAVANPAGKRSTAQCSLPRSAAQCSPAPERYSVQPCRGALLCLRALLSAALPQSATQRSSAPEHCPAQPSPRALLSTAQPRSAAHRSPALERYSMQLCPGALPSAALPRSTTLPRSVAQRSPTPERCPAQLCPGALSSAALPRSAAQRNPAPERGSAQLCPITQPCPGVLLSAALPQSAVQCSPAPERCSGQPCPGALLSEALPGSAALPQSAAQRSPAPERCSEQPCPGAQSSPGALLCAALPGELLIAALPQSAAQGSPAPERGPLQLCPGALPSAALPRSTAQCSSAPERCSA; encoded by the coding sequence ATGGTCAGAGCTGTTGCCAACCCTGCCGGGAAGCGCTCGACAGCCCAGTGCAGCCTGCCCCGGAGCGCTGCTCAGTGCAGCCCTGCCCCGGAGCGCTACTCAGTGCAGCCCTGCCGCGGAGCGTTGCTCTGCCTCAGAGCGCTGCTCAGCGCAGCCCTGCCCCAGAGCGCTACACAGCGCAGCTCTGCCCCTGAGCACTGCCCAGCGCAGCCCAGCCCCAGAGCTCTGCTCAGCACAGCTCAGCCCCGGAGCGCTGCTCATCGCAGCCCTGCCCTGGAGCGCTACTCTATGCAGCTCTGCCCCGGAGCGCTGCCCAGCGCAGCTCTGCCCCGGAGCACAACCCTGCCCCGGAGTGTAGCTCAGCGCAGCCCTACCCCGGAGCGCTGCCCAGCGCAGCTCTGCCCCGGAGCGCTGTCCAGCGCAGCCCTGCCTCGGAGCGCTGCCCAGCGCAACCCTGCCCCAGAGCGCGGTTCAGCGCAGCTCTGCCCCATAACGCAGCCCTGCCCCGGAGTGCTGCTCAGTGCAGCCCTGCCCCAGAGCGCTGTTCAGTGCAGCCCAGCCCCGGAGCGCTGCTCAGGGCAGCCCTGCCCCGGAGCGCTGCTCAGCGAAGCCCTGCCGGGGAGCGCAGCTCTGCCCCAGAGTGCTGCTCAGCGCAGCCCTGCCCCGGAGCGCTGCTCAGAGCAGCCCTGCCCGGGAGCACAGTCCTCTCCCGGAGCGCTGCTCTGCGCAGCTCTGCCCGGAGAGCTGCTCATTGCAGCCCTTCCCCAGAGCGCTGCTCAGGGCAGCCCTGCCCCGGAGCGCGGCCCACTGCAGCTCTGCCCCGGAGCGCTGCCCAGCGCAGCCCTGCCCCGGAGCACTGCTCAGTGCAGCTCTGCCCCGGAGCGCTGCTCTGCGTAG
- the LOC130999288 gene encoding alpha N-terminal protein methyltransferase 1-like, which translates to MYHLLLHRTPIPIIPESRPPHKSSLSRVGMNQLNCVQMDGGGVDSDGRQFKSAEEMWREAVGDGDPLKKSQWYSQGVGYWQGVEATVDGVLGGYGHVNKPDIEGSEAFLNLILAERFPDAGSERRLNTLDCGSGIGRVTKNLLIRYFNEVDLLEPVSHFLDTARENLSPENLMVTGDHKAVNFFCVPLQEFTPEAARYDIIWIQWCIGHLSDDDLMSFFDRAKGGLRPGGLFILKENIARNGFVLDNQDKSITRSDLYFKQLFNKCGLHILKMKDQKGFPNELFAVKMYALTTDLPKKTKTWKSKTQVNRPGIIR; encoded by the exons ATGTACCACCTCCTACTGCACAGAACCCCTATTCCCATTATTCCTGAGAGTCGCCCACCGCACAAATCTAGTTTGTCGAGAGTTGGTATGAATCAGCTCAACTGCGTCCAAATGGACGGCGGTGGAGTGGACTCCGACGGCCGCCAATTCAAGAGCGCGGAGGAGATGTGGCGGGAAGCGGTGGGGGACGGCGACCCCCTCAAGAAATCGCAGTGGTATTCGCAGGGCGTCGGCTATTGGCAG GGTGTGGAGGCGACGGTGGATGGAGTGCTGGGAGGGTATGGGCATGTGAATAAACCTGATATAGAAGGTAGTGAGGCATTCTTGAACTTGATTTTGGCTGAAAGATTTCCTGATGCTGGCAGTGAAAGACGTCTTAATACTCTTG ATTGTGGCTCCGGGATTGGAAGGGTCACCAAGAATCTtcttataagatattttaatGAG GTTGACCTTCTCGAGCCTGTTTCTCATTTTCTAGATACTGCTCGGGAAAATTTGTCCCCAGAAAACTTGATGGTCACAGGGGATCATAAGGCTGTCAACTTCTTCTGTGTTCCTCTTCAG GAATTTACTCCAGAGGCAGCAAGGTATGACATTATATGGATCCAATGGTGTATTGGGCATCTTTCAGATGATGACCTTATGTCATTCTTCGATAGAGCCAAG GGTGGTCTCAGACCTGGTGGGCTGTTTATTTTGAAGGAGAACATTGCAAGAAATG GTTTCGTGTTGGATAATCAAGACAAGAGCATTACGAGATCCGACTTGTACTTCAAGCAGCTCTtcaaca AATGTGGTCTACACATTCTCAAGATGAAA GATCAAAAAGGATTCCCCAATGAATTATTTGCTGTAAAGATGTATGCATTAACGACTGATCTGCCGAAGAAAACTAAGACTTGGAAATCAAAAACACAAGTCAACAGACCTGGCATCATCAGATAA
- the LOC130999287 gene encoding transcription factor bHLH52-like: protein MALSYYSNWTSFQQPDYSGDDPELQSLLNPDDYFADSLLCDDLTYHANGLPLELDNLTTATQPPPFLLPHQQPLFHFPKRQKLYDYSLPEFVLPPPLPQFPAADFSCESAKNETSLSAQSIAARQRRRKVTVKTQELGKLVPGGQRMNTAEMLQSAYNYIKFLQAQVALLEFLGSHHQEVPFEGEEELQNLLESPLIQEKLYSTQHCLLPNKLAEQVPLLKSNPHLLENDH from the exons ATGGCGTTGAGCTACTACTCCAACTGGACCTCTTTTCAGCAGCCAGACTACTCCGGCGATGATCCAGAGCTCCAATCTCTGTTGAACCCGGACGACTATTTCGCCGACTCTCTTCTCTGCGACGATCTCACTTATCATGCTAATGGACTTCCCTTGGAATTGGATAATCTCACAACTGCAACCCAACCCCCACCCTTTCTTTTGCCGCACCAACAACCCTTGTTCCACTTCCCCAAACGCCAAAAGCTCTACGATTACTCGCTGCCGGAATTTGTCTTGCCGCCGCCGTTGCCTCAGTTCCCTGCCGCGGATTTCAGCTGTGAGAGCGCCAAGAACGAAACGAGCTTATCCGCACAGAGCATCGCAGCCAGGCAGAGGCGGCGGAAGGTCACAGTGAAGACGCAGGAACTCGGGAAGCTGGTTCCCGGCGGGCAGAGGATGAACACGGCGGAGATGCTGCAATCCGCCTACAACTACATCAAGTTCTTGCAGGCGCAAGTTGCTCTCCTTGAATTCCTTGGTTCGCATCATCAG GAGGTACCATTCGAAGGTGAAGAAGAGCTCCAGAATCTTCTAGAATCTCCTTTGATTCAAGAAAAGCTATACTCCACTCAACATTGCTTGCTTCCAAACAAGTTGGCGGAACAAGTTCCATTACTCAAATCCAATCCACATTTGCTGGAAAATGATCATTGA